A genomic window from Coccinella septempunctata chromosome 9, icCocSept1.1, whole genome shotgun sequence includes:
- the LOC123321024 gene encoding uncharacterized protein LOC123321024, whose product MNVRLLSAYFEATEGETNTRKYAARLAELWAEQYPEKLFIGKHLIAQVKNIKTRKLLAPDEVEAMKTNAIRSSTGRTIQNIRRSIQRRSTIAQRPETAEEQYEEEQQMMETERDEHTTGIRTIYEQVNLKWEGVRMDARPKITKVPQNKNTKEIIQAINNTLKPAFNNTKNLEELCHTIYCAATVANIILETKAENRTREELKELRPPWEQRIERKITNLRKEIGILHTYVHTTAPSKKVEKKIEKYIFMLKIKSKTKTEQREQLKIYTETLKHKIAALGNRLRRYHKRTQRYKDNNLFSNNQRQFFRKLEEGKGEKTTNPPHPEDMRQYWTKIWTNRGEHRTTAAWIEREKREHDNVRDMPEINITEEDVKETIRRTKNWTAPGIDNIHNYWWKSFTHTHQALARLIRKALEDPQTIPEYFTQGTTLMLPKKGDLTQAKNYRPRTCLPSAYKKLTSTIGHKIQIHLKQNNIMAWEQNGCREKGRGSKELLLIDKMLTRQAKRRLKNISMAWIDYQKAYDSVPHSWLVEILEIYKVNRLAINLIKSLMSTWRTTLSIKTRTTTYRTEEIQIRNGIFQGDGLSPLLFCLALNPLSNMLNSSAYGYTINEQTKITHLFYMDDLKLFARGKKQLEGELELVRG is encoded by the coding sequence ATGAACGTCAGGTTACTCAGTGCATATTTTGAAGCTACGGAGGGAGAAACGAACACCAGGAAGTACGCGGCAAGGTTGGCGGAACTCTGGGCAGAACAATATCCAGAAAAGTTATTCATCGGAAAACACCTAATAGCCCAAGTCAAAAACATaaaaaccagaaaactgctcgCACCAGATGAAGTCGAGGCGATGAAAACAAACGCAATAAGATCCTCGACAGGCAGAACCATCCAAAATATAAGAAGAAGCATACAGCGGAGAAGCACAATTGCACAACGTCCAGAGACTGCAGAAGAACAATACGAGGAGGAACAACAAATGATGGAGACGGAAAGGGATGAACATACAACCGGAATAAGAACAATTTACGAACAAGTCAACCTGAAGTGGGAAGGAGTAAGGATGGATGCAAGACCAAAAATCACCAAGGTCCCACAAAATAAGAACACAAAGGAGATCATCCAAGCCATAAATAACACCTTGAAACCAGCATTCAACAACACAAAAAATCTTGAAGAGCTGTGTCACACCATCTACTGTGCAGCCACCGTCGCGAATATCATTTTAGAAACCAAGGCAGAAAACCGAACTCGAGAAGAACTTAAAGAATTAAGACCACCATGGGAACAGAGGATAGAGAGAAAAATAACAAACCTAAGAAAAGAGATAGGTATCCTACATACATACGTACACACCACAGCCCCTAGCAAAAAGGTCgaaaagaagatagagaaatacattttcatgctTAAAATCAAATCAAAGACCAAGACCGAACAACGAGAACAACTGAAAATCTACACAGAAACACTAAAGCATAAAATAGCCGCGCTAGGAAATAGATTAAGAAGATACCACAAACGAACCCAAAGGTATAAAGATAACAACCTTTTCTCCAACAACCAACGGCAGTTCTTCAGAAAGCTAGAGGAAGGAAAGGGCGAGAAAACGACAAACCCACCACACCCAGAAGACATGCGACAGTACTGGACAAAAATTTGGACAAATAGAGGCGAACACAGGACAACGGCGGCGTGGATAGAGCGTGAAAAGAGAGAGCATGACAACGTGCGAGATATGCCCGAGATAAATATAACCGAAGAAGATGTGAAAGAAACGATTAGAAGGACGAAGAACTGGACAGCACCGGGCATAGATAACATACACAATTACTGGTGGAAATCTTTCACACATACACACCAAGCACTAGCTCGACTAATAAGAAAGGCTTTAGAAGACCCACAAACCATCCCGGAATATTTCACGCAGGGAACCACACTCATGCTCCCAAAGAAGGGTGATCTGACGCAGGCTAAAAACTACAGACCAAGAACCTGTCTACCGTCAGCATACAAAAAACTCACCTCAACGATAGGCCATAAAATACAAATCCACCTGAAACAAAATAACATCATGGCATGGGAACAAAATGGGTGCAGAGAAAAAGGACGTGGAAGTAAGGAACTCCTGTTGATCGACAAGATGCTCACCAGACAGGCAAAGAGGAGACTGAAGAACATTTCGATGGCCTGGATCGATTACCAGAAGGCATATGATTCGGTACCACACTCCTGGCTTGTTGAGATCTTGGAGATATACAAGGTGAACAGACTGGCAATAAATCTAATCAAAAGCCTAATGTCAACATGGCGCACAACATTATCTATTAAAACACGAACTACGACATATAGGACGGAAGAAATCCAAATTAGGAACGGCATATTCCAGGGCGATGGATTGAGCCCGCTACTGTTTTGCCTTGCTTTGAACCCCCTCAGCAACATGCTAAATAGTTCAGCGTACGGTTACACAATCAACGAGCAAACCAAAATAACCCATCTTTTCTATATGGATGATCTGAAGCTGTTTGCTAGAGGGAAGAAACAACTGGAAGGAGAACTCGAACTCGTAAGAGGTTAG
- the LOC123321025 gene encoding uncharacterized protein LOC123321025 produces MADGRGIANLGTENTYKYLGIQQTYEIKQKENKIAAETELIGRVKKIINSQLSAKNKITAINTWAIPTFSYTSGILDWSKTDLERLDRRIRTTFTQNGMLHPNSATERLYLPRKEGGRGLSSLQHICLKEKRKIREYFRENNLPVHQWISAQYTETDNGQDAGEDPSEKLRQSWKTKALHGRFYTSLHQPDVDIKNSNTYLVQGYLFPQTEGTILAIQDQVVPTRTYVKHILQQQVETTKCRMCNAAEETIQHLSSGCSTLAGTKYLSRHDNMGKVVHQLLCLQKQLVQHFTPHHIYKPQTIVENEQHKIYWDLTITTDRGVEHNRPDMVVWDNKKKTVIIIDFAVPQDYNLAKSYAEKISKYEALAQQMKDMWRLNTVTIMPLIISVNGLVHRKTTQHLHELDLPQNTITWMQKAVILGTVNIVRKIIYPH; encoded by the coding sequence ATGGCGGATGGAAGAGGAATAGCAAACTTGGGGACAGAGAACACATACAAATATCTAGGGATACAACAGACGTacgaaataaaacaaaaagaaaacaaaattgcTGCAGAAACAGAACTCATCGGACGAGTCAAGAAAATAATCAACTCACAACTGTCAGCAAAAAACAAAATCACAGCCATCAACACCTGGGCCATACCAACCTTTTCTTATACGTCTGGGATCCTTGATTGGTCCAAAACAGATCTGGAAAGGCTGGACAGAAGAATACGAACAACATTCACACAGAACGGCATGCTACACCCAAACTCGGCAACAGAAAGGCTTTACTTACCTCGAAAAGAAGGAGGACGCGGGCTAAGCAGCTTGCAGCACATCTGTctgaaagagaaaagaaaaattagAGAGTATTTCAGGGAGAACAACTTACCTGTACATCAATGGATATCGGCCCAATACACTGAAACAGACAACGGGCAGGACGCAGGAGAAGATCCATCTGAAAAATTAAGACAGAGCTGGAAAACAAAAGCCTTACACGGAAGATTCTACACAAGTTTACACCAACCAGATGTAGATATAAAAAACTCAAATACCTACCTGGTACAGGGCTATCTATTTCCCCAAACAGAGGGAACAATCTTGGCCATCCAAGACCAGGTCGTCCCAACCAGAACGTATGTAAAGCATATTTTACAACAACAAGTGGAAACCACTAAATGCAGGATGTGCAACGCTGCCgaagaaactatccagcacCTGTCCTCAGGATGCTCCACACTAGCAGGTACGAAATATCTCAGCAGACATGACAATATGGGTAAAGTCGTTCATCAATTACTATGCCTCCAAAAACAACTAGTCCAACACTTCACACCACACCACATATATAAACCACAAACTATAGTAGAGAACGAACAGCACAAAATCTACTGGGATCTGACAATCACAACAGACAGAGGTGTGGAACACAACAGACCGGACATGGTGGTATGGGATAACAAAAAGAAGACCGTCATTATTATTGACTTTGCTGTGCCGCAAGATTACAACCTAGCGAAAAGCTATGCCGAGAAAATATCCAAATATGAGGCACTGGCACAGCAAATGAAGGACATGTGGAGGCTGAACACAGTGACTATAATGCCTCTAATAATAAGTGTAAATGGCCTCGTACATCGAAAGACCACCCAACATCTACATGAGCTGGATCTACCGCAGAACACCATCACTTGGATGCAGAAAGCAGTAATCCTGGGAACCGTCAACATAGTGCGGAAAATTATATATCCCCATTAG
- the LOC123320863 gene encoding ankyrin-3-like, with protein sequence MENDNTTVTSMQFIKNVKFYWSVDTVADFLENKLPQLDFDIETSWYFDRRSALEMLVDDKTHHNSRDKSVMCLLLKYGANPLRRRRCCGTIMQMILRNKDSALIIEFLKHVKDNDDINIIHGNSTALYIAVERKLKDVVEYIVGRDADMNKKSNNGCTPLHESVKSESVDITKILLQNGADIEVKNKTGETPLHLAVKYNNPDQVKTLIINGSDINATDAKGATPLHALCFKKSFNFEMYELLLEKCDVNAKDVDGNTPLHNLMRSLPQDSSISKKKKLINLFLKYGGNLHEPCPSLALGTVVHVAAIVNHTVPFLTFLIEKGADRTFADIRTVTFMHCIQARKSVDQVTEVLKFLFVRECARKFQFTDNLLRFIGSDEKFIDFQKSCKNELRILKDQKLTDNDSISLFAALTTNERDLANLYRHDPSRTIGITDSELERFPIYGNDLVRNHKKAVAILDAEILICDFLTKISNNVLDQNSIDEIVNFIPTQDLVKLPPTLI encoded by the exons ATGGAGAACGACAACACAACTGTTACATCAATGCAATTtatcaaaaatgtgaaattttattgGTCCGTTGATACTGTGGCCGATTTTCTGGAGAATAAGTTGCCGCAGTTGGATTTTGATATTGAAACTAGTTGGTATTTTGATAGAAGATCTGCTCTGGAAATGTTGGTTGACGATAAGACACATCACAACTCCAGGGATAAATCGGTGATGTGCCTTCTTTTGAAATATGGTGCTAATCCTTTGAGGAGACGTAGATGCTGTGGAACCATTATGCAGATGATTTTACGGAACAAGG ATTCTGCATTGATCATCGAGTTTCTGAAACATGTGAAGGACAATGATGACATCAACATAATTCATGGCAATTCTACTGCGTTGTATATAGctgttgaaagaaaattgaaagacgTGGTGGAGTACATTGTTGGGAGAGATGCAGATATGAATAAAAAGTCTAATAACGGGTGTACACCTTTGCATGAATCGGTCAAAAGTGAAAGTGTTGATATAACGAAAATCCTTCTACAAAATGGGGCGGACATCgaagtaaaaaataaaacaggTGAAACACCACTGCATTTGGCCGTCAAATACAATAATCCTGATCAAGTCAAGACGCTGATAATAAACGGTTCAGACATAAATGCTACAGATGCTAAGGGAGCAACTCCTCTACATGCTCTGTGCTTTAAAAagtcatttaattttgaaatgtaTGAGCTACTGCTAGAGAAGTGTGACGTTAATGCAAAAGACGTCGATGGAAATACACCGTTGCATAATTTGATGAGATCCTTACCGCAAGACTCATCaatatcaaagaaaaaaaaattgattaatttatttttgaaatatggcGGGAATTTACACGAACCATGCCCTTCCTTAGCCCTAGGTACAGTAGTACATGTTGCAGCCATTGTAAATCATACTGTTCCGTTTTTGACTTTCTTAATAGAAAAAGGTGCAGATAGAACCTTTGCGGATATAAGAACTGTAACATTCATGCATTGTATACAAGCGAGGAAAAGCGTAGATCAAGTTACAGAAGTACTGAAGTTTTTGTTCGTTCGAGAATGTGCaaggaaatttcaatttaccgATAATCTTTTGAGATTCATTGGGTCAGACgaaaaattcattgatttccAGAAGTCATGCAAAAACGAGCTACGCATTCTCAAGGATCAAAAATTGACAGATAACGATTCTATTTCATTGTTCGCGGCGTTGACAACTAATGAGAGGGATTTAGCGAATCTTTATCGTCATGATCCTTCAAGAACCATTGGAATCACTGATTCTGAATTGGAAAGGTTTCCCATTTATGGAAATGATTTAgtaagaaatcataaaaaggcTGTAGCGATACTTGATGCAGAAATTTTAATATGCGATTTCCTGACAAAAATTAGTAACAATGTTTTGGATCAAAATTCAATTGATGAGATCGTTAACTTCATACCTACTCAGGATTTAGTCAAATTACCTccaacattaatttaa
- the LOC123320403 gene encoding putative ankyrin repeat protein RF_0381, whose protein sequence is MQMILRNKDSALIIEFLKHVKDNDDINMIHGNSTALYIAVERKLKDVVEYIVGRDADMNKKFNNGSTPLHESIKSESVDITKILLQNGADIEVKNKTGETPLHLAVKYNNPDQVRTLIINGADVNATDAEGATPLHALCFKKSFNFEMYELLLEKCDVNAKDVDGNTPLHNLMRSLPQDSSISKKKKLINLFLKYGGNLHEPCPSLALGTVVHVAAIVNHTVPFLTFLIEKGADRTFADIRTVTFMHCIQARKSVDQVTEVLKFLFVRECARKFQFTDNLLRFIESDEKFIDFQKSCKNELRILKDQKLTDNDSISLFTALTTNERDLANLYRHDPSRTIGITDSELERFPIYGNDLVRNHKKAVAILDAEILICDFLTKISKNVLDQNSIDEIVNFVPTQD, encoded by the exons ATGCAGATGATTTTACGGAACAAGG ATTCTGCATTGATCATCGAGTTTCTAAAACATGTGAAGGACAATGATGACATCAACATGATTCATGGCAATTCTACTGCGTTGTATATAGctgttgaaagaaaattgaaagacgTGGTGGAGTACATTGTTGGGAGAGATGCAGATATGAATAAAAAGTTTAATAACGGGAGTACACCTTTGCATGAATCGATCAAAAGTGAAAGTGTTGATATAACGAAAATCCTTCTACAAAATGGGGCGGACATCgaagtaaaaaataaaacaggTGAAACACCACTGCATTTGGCCGTCAAATACAATAATCCTGATCAAGTCAGGACGCTGATAATAAACGGTGCAGACGTAAATGCTACAGATGCTGAGGGAGCAACTCCTCTACATGCTCTGTGCTTTAAaaaatcatttaattttgaaatgtaTGAGCTACTGCTAGAGAAGTGTGACGTTAATGCAAAGGACGTCGATGGAAATACACCGTTGCATAATTTGATGAGATCCTTACCGCAAGACTCATCaatatcaaagaaaaaaaaattgattaatttatttttgaaatatggcGGGAATTTACACGAACCATGCCCTTCCTTAGCCCTAGGTACAGTAGTACATGTTGCAGCCATTGTAAATCATACTGTTCCGTTTTTGACCTTCTTAATAGAAAAAGGTGCAGATAGAACCTTTGCGGATATAAGAACTGTAACATTCATGCATTGCATACAAGCGAGGAAAAGCGTAGATCAAGTTACAGAAGTACTGAAGTTTTTGTTCGTTCGAGAATGTGCaaggaaatttcaatttaccgATAATCTTTTGAGATTCATTGAGTCAGACgaaaaattcattgatttccAGAAGTCATGCAAAAACGAGCTACGCATTCTCAAGGATCAAAAATTGACAGATAACGATTCTATTTCATTGTTCACGGCGTTGACAACTAATGAGAGGGATTTAGCTAATCTTTATCGTCATGATCCTTCAAGAACCATTGGAATCACTGATTCTGAATTGGAAAGGTTTCCCATTTATGGAAATGATTTAgtaagaaatcataaaaaggcTGTAGCGATACTTGATGCAGAAATTTTAATATGCGATTTCCTGACAAAAATTAGTAAGAATGTTTTGGATCAAAATTCAATTGATGAGATCGTAAACTTCGTACCTACTCAGGATTGA